The following coding sequences are from one Cervus canadensis isolate Bull #8, Minnesota chromosome 4, ASM1932006v1, whole genome shotgun sequence window:
- the EPHX3 gene encoding epoxide hydrolase 3, which yields MPELVVTALLAPSRLTLKLLRAFMWSLVFSAALVAAAVYGCIALTHVMCRPRRGFCGRPRHTPPVCLSDPTLGEHCFLILRSSGLRLHYVSAGRGKGPLMLFLHGFPENWFSWRYQLREFQSRFHVVAVDLRGYGSSDAPKDVDCYTIDLLMADIQDVILGLGYSKCVLVGHDWGALLAWNFSIYYPSLVERMVVVSAAPMSVYQDYSLHHIGQFFRSNYIFLFQLPWLPEKLLSMSDFQILKTTLTHRKRGIPQLTPSELEAFLYDFSQPGGLTGPLNYYRNIFRTFPLEPQELATPTLLLWGEKDPYFEQGLVEAISSRFVPGRLEAHILPGTGHWIPQTNPVEMHQYMWAFLQDLLD from the exons ATGCCCGAGCTGGTGGTGACTGCGCTACTGGCGCCCTCGCGCCTCACTCTGAAGCTGCTTCGTGCCTTTATGTGGAGCCTCGTGTTCTCGGCAGCACTGGTGGCTGCAGCTGTCTATGGCTGCATCGCGCTCACGCACGTGATGTGCCGGCCGCGACGCGGCTTTTGCGGGCGCCCCCGGCACACCCCACCGGTCTGCTTGAGCGACCCCACGCTGGGAGAGCACTGCTTCCTGATTCTTAGG AGCTCGGGCCTGCGCTTGCACTATGTCTCTGCTGGACGCGGCAAAGGGCCCCTCATGCTGTTTCTGCATGGCTTCCCTGAGAACTG GTTCTCCTGGCGCTACCAGCTCCGGGAGTTTCAGAGCCGCTTCCACGTGGTGGCTGTGGACCTGCGGGGATACGGCTCCTCCGATGCGCCAAAGGATGTGGATTGTTACACCATCGACCTGCTGATGGCAGATATCCAGGATGTCATTCTGGGTCTGG GTTATTCCAAGTGTGTCCTCGTGGGCCATGACTGGGGTGCACTCCTAGCCTGGAATTTCTCCATCTACTACCCATCCCTGGTGGAGCGAATGGTAGTGGTCAGTGCTGCCCCCATGTCAGTGTACCAAG ACTACTCTTTGCACCACATCGGCCAGTTCTTCCGTTCCAACTACATTTTCCTGTTCCAGCTTCCCTGGCTGCCTGAGAAGCTGCTATCCATGTCTGACTTCCAG ATCCTTAAGACCACCCTCACCCACCGAAAGAGGGGCATCCCACAGTTGACCCCCAGTGAACTTGAAGCCTTCCTTTATGACTTCTCACAGCCTGGTGGCCTCACTGGGCCCCTCAACTACTATCGAAACATCTTCAG GACCTTCCCCCTGGAGCCCCAGGAGCTGGCCACACCCACACTGCTGCTATGGGGGGAGAAGGACCCGTATTTTGAGCAAGGGCTGGTAGAGGCCATCAGCAGCCGTTTTGTGCCAGGCCGGCTCGAAGCCCACATCCTGCCAGGCACGGGGCACTGGATCCCCCAGACCAATCCTGTGGAAATGCACCAATATATGTGGGCCTTCTTGCAAGACCTGTTGGACTGA